A stretch of the Leptospira kirschneri serovar Cynopteri str. 3522 CT genome encodes the following:
- the aroC gene encoding chorismate synthase has product MPSSWGKIFKVSTFGESHGTSVGVVVEGVPAGIPIRLEEIQKDLNRRRPGQSNLTTPRDETDTVRVVSGVFEGKTIGSPIALIVDNQNTISKDYENLRTTFRPSHADYTYQMKYGFRAHVGGGRSSVRETIGRVAAAAIARMILKDDLGIETVAWVDSIGTVQSNIGQKYPKSREEVDQNEVRCPDADSADQMRSLILKMKEAGDSVGGTIQCVSYNLPPGLGDPVYDKLDGDLAKAILSIPACKGFEVGSGFAGTLLTGSSHNDEFYVEEGTGRVRTKTNHSGGLQGGISNGEELVIRAAFKPTSTIFKKQNTVNLKGEETILEAKGRHDPCVLPRAVPIIEAVVNLVLVDAYLYQRAINPQWFQKWARIPDYYKNLEL; this is encoded by the coding sequence ATGCCTTCTAGCTGGGGAAAAATTTTTAAAGTTAGTACTTTTGGAGAGTCTCATGGAACTTCCGTGGGAGTTGTGGTCGAAGGAGTTCCCGCAGGAATTCCCATTCGTTTAGAAGAAATTCAAAAAGATTTAAACCGAAGAAGACCGGGACAAAGTAATCTTACCACACCTAGAGATGAAACTGATACGGTCCGTGTCGTTTCTGGAGTATTTGAAGGAAAAACGATCGGATCTCCGATTGCTTTGATTGTAGATAATCAAAATACGATTTCCAAGGACTACGAAAATTTAAGAACCACGTTTAGACCTTCTCACGCAGATTATACCTATCAAATGAAGTACGGTTTCCGTGCGCACGTAGGCGGCGGACGTTCTTCCGTTAGAGAAACGATTGGCCGTGTAGCCGCAGCTGCTATTGCAAGAATGATCCTCAAAGATGATCTTGGAATTGAAACCGTTGCGTGGGTGGATTCGATCGGAACCGTTCAATCTAACATAGGCCAGAAATATCCTAAGTCCAGAGAAGAAGTAGATCAAAACGAAGTTCGTTGTCCAGACGCTGATAGCGCCGACCAGATGCGTTCTTTGATTCTAAAAATGAAAGAAGCCGGAGATAGTGTAGGAGGAACGATCCAATGTGTTTCTTATAATCTTCCTCCAGGTTTAGGGGATCCCGTCTATGACAAGTTAGATGGAGATCTAGCAAAGGCGATCCTCTCCATTCCTGCTTGTAAAGGATTTGAAGTGGGTTCAGGTTTTGCCGGAACGTTATTAACCGGAAGTTCGCATAACGATGAGTTTTATGTGGAAGAAGGAACTGGAAGAGTTAGAACCAAAACTAATCATTCTGGAGGGCTTCAAGGTGGAATTTCCAACGGAGAAGAACTGGTTATTCGTGCTGCTTTTAAACCAACCTCAACAATTTTTAAAAAACAAAATACAGTAAACCTCAAAGGAGAAGAAACCATTTTAGAAGCAAAAGGTCGTCATGATCCTTGTGTTCTTCCTAGAGCGGTTCCGATTATCGAGGCAGTTGTCAATTTAGTTCTTGTAGACGCGTATCTGTACCAAAGGGCGATCAATCCTCAGTGGTTTCAAAAATGGGCCCGGATTCCAGATTATTACAAAAACTTAGAACTTTAA
- a CDS encoding 2Fe-2S iron-sulfur cluster-binding protein, translating to MVKIKIDGIEYEVDEKKNLISAAKDVGVDIPFFCYHPKLSIVGMCRMCLIEIEGVPRLQAACNTKVTEGLSIFTKNDRIKEAREGTMEFLLANHPLDCPVCDKAGECQLQDNAFKEGKGNSRFTLEKRNIPQEEVGSNLIINHNRCIVCYRCVRFEEEIVGESNLGLFERGYHSIIGLAKNEPIQHNFQGALADLCPTGALLNNKTLFKSRVWWYKNGESICHGCSTGCNVTTNVRDNKMYRYMPRIDEEKDMYFLCDHGRFDIDWLNENRLFAYYQDGNVSESTVVLPAIAEKIRQSKRIAVLGGAKESNENLKIILQSVESFEKSVIVEARVEEVQYKAPEQKDFLMTTDFRPNTRGAVDSGFISSQKIDTICKSIELGEIDLVFVIHENIKKFLRSIPSNVTFVLLSANLTQEISEVTYGVPIQTFAEQAGSFTNKNGLNQSFQKVMEPPKGLLSSGSVFWKIAELVKTSPKEVEVGNR from the coding sequence ATGGTAAAAATCAAAATCGACGGAATCGAATATGAGGTGGATGAAAAGAAGAACCTCATATCAGCGGCAAAAGATGTCGGAGTCGATATTCCTTTCTTCTGTTATCACCCCAAACTTTCCATCGTGGGAATGTGTAGAATGTGCCTTATCGAAATTGAGGGAGTTCCTAGACTTCAAGCGGCTTGCAATACGAAGGTAACGGAAGGTCTTTCCATTTTCACAAAAAATGATCGAATCAAAGAAGCGCGAGAAGGAACGATGGAGTTTCTTTTAGCTAATCACCCCTTAGATTGCCCTGTTTGCGATAAAGCAGGCGAATGCCAACTTCAGGACAATGCTTTTAAAGAGGGGAAGGGCAATTCCAGATTTACATTAGAAAAACGGAATATTCCTCAAGAAGAAGTTGGTTCCAATCTGATCATAAATCATAATCGTTGTATCGTTTGTTATCGTTGTGTTCGATTTGAAGAGGAAATCGTAGGGGAATCTAATCTAGGACTATTTGAAAGAGGTTATCACTCTATCATAGGACTTGCAAAGAACGAGCCAATTCAACATAACTTTCAGGGCGCTCTTGCAGATCTTTGTCCTACGGGTGCACTTCTCAATAACAAAACCTTATTCAAATCCAGAGTATGGTGGTATAAAAACGGCGAATCGATTTGTCATGGATGTAGCACTGGTTGTAATGTTACGACTAACGTAAGAGACAACAAGATGTATCGATATATGCCTCGAATCGACGAAGAAAAGGATATGTATTTTCTTTGTGATCATGGGCGTTTTGACATCGATTGGTTGAACGAAAATAGGTTATTCGCGTATTATCAAGATGGGAACGTATCGGAAAGTACTGTAGTGTTGCCTGCCATTGCGGAAAAAATTCGTCAATCAAAACGGATTGCGGTTTTAGGTGGTGCAAAAGAATCCAACGAAAACCTAAAAATCATTCTCCAAAGTGTAGAATCTTTTGAAAAATCGGTTATCGTGGAAGCAAGGGTAGAAGAAGTTCAATACAAAGCGCCCGAACAAAAAGATTTTTTGATGACTACGGACTTTAGACCAAATACAAGAGGGGCGGTGGATTCCGGATTTATATCTTCACAAAAAATCGATACGATTTGTAAATCGATCGAGTTAGGAGAAATTGATCTGGTCTTTGTGATTCATGAGAATATTAAGAAATTTTTACGTTCTATTCCTTCGAATGTTACTTTTGTTTTATTGAGCGCAAATCTAACTCAAGAAATATCCGAAGTGACCTACGGAGTACCGATTCAAACGTTTGCGGAACAAGCCGGTTCTTTTACAAATAAAAATGGATTGAATCAGTCTTTTCAAAAGGTGATGGAGCCGCCTAAAGGTTTATTAAGTTCCGGTTCTGTTTTTTGGAAAATAGCGGAACTGGTCAAAACTTCTCCCAAGGAGGTTGAAGTTGGGAACCGTTAA
- the rsx gene encoding LIMLP_03685 family anti-sigma factor, whose protein sequence is MKTELDDIERFEDLLGRYLYGELNTEDKRELLQFVLKNEKARSMYQNSTRTNSILSRTFSDIKQTPYLKSSIQKKILEFPNTILKSRSLILGLTAAMLFLVVGVSFWFKYQFESDSKLGQAFINSYGDCKIDGVASQPGESLLNRKLVSGNFSICEFQVEGAQSVAVRMLPDSEVSISGNKKYSSLNVARGSILVDSIQNESTGEGLLAILSPDVRAFLAGTKVIYSRNVGESYSKLDIDVLDGKVEVETGPLIAFEKTASTLTKEEKEFLKMNFPILFQSKKVQVNRGQSLSWKGIPESSLNKIRSLEKSIEEAKSQGLKLEENFVFALNSDVRRLGGENTIGMFSMEDDLNKKIKNILPNQEKELEEKFKSMVRFAPNDLKQVEKLKSLVAKLDNKALIQILKDKNQPDHERVIHFKDGSQVKGFIYQHESFYILLKNDGNLLFPIDAVDSIHFE, encoded by the coding sequence ATGAAAACGGAATTAGACGATATAGAACGTTTTGAAGACCTCTTAGGAAGGTACTTATACGGTGAATTGAATACCGAAGATAAGCGAGAGCTTCTTCAATTTGTACTTAAAAATGAAAAAGCTCGTTCTATGTACCAAAATTCTACTCGAACTAATTCCATTTTATCTCGTACTTTTTCTGATATTAAACAAACTCCTTATTTGAAATCGAGTATTCAGAAAAAGATTTTAGAATTTCCGAATACGATTCTAAAATCCCGTTCTTTGATTTTGGGACTTACTGCGGCCATGTTGTTTTTAGTCGTAGGTGTTTCTTTTTGGTTTAAATATCAATTTGAGTCGGATTCTAAACTAGGTCAGGCTTTTATCAATTCTTACGGAGATTGTAAAATCGACGGTGTAGCGTCTCAACCTGGAGAAAGTCTTCTGAATCGTAAATTGGTTTCGGGTAATTTTTCTATTTGCGAATTCCAAGTAGAAGGAGCTCAAAGTGTAGCGGTTCGAATGTTGCCAGATTCTGAAGTTTCCATTTCTGGAAATAAAAAGTATTCTTCTTTGAATGTAGCACGAGGGTCGATTCTTGTAGATTCAATTCAGAATGAATCTACGGGGGAAGGTCTACTTGCGATTCTTTCGCCGGATGTAAGAGCTTTTTTGGCAGGAACGAAAGTGATTTATTCCAGAAATGTGGGGGAATCTTATTCTAAACTGGATATAGACGTTTTGGATGGAAAGGTAGAAGTTGAAACCGGACCTTTGATCGCTTTTGAAAAAACCGCCAGTACTTTAACAAAAGAAGAGAAAGAATTTTTAAAGATGAATTTTCCGATTCTTTTTCAAAGTAAAAAAGTTCAAGTAAATCGGGGACAATCCTTGTCTTGGAAAGGAATCCCGGAATCCAGTTTAAATAAAATTCGTTCTTTAGAAAAAAGTATCGAAGAAGCAAAGTCCCAAGGTTTGAAATTAGAAGAGAATTTTGTCTTCGCATTAAATTCGGACGTTCGTAGGCTTGGTGGCGAGAATACGATTGGAATGTTTTCGATGGAAGACGATCTAAATAAAAAAATTAAGAATATTCTTCCAAATCAAGAAAAAGAATTAGAAGAGAAATTCAAATCTATGGTTCGTTTTGCTCCGAACGATTTGAAACAAGTCGAAAAATTGAAGTCTTTGGTCGCAAAATTGGATAATAAGGCTTTAATTCAAATTTTAAAAGATAAAAATCAGCCTGATCATGAAAGAGTAATTCATTTTAAAGATGGTTCTCAAGTAAAAGGGTTTATATATCAGCACGAAAGTTTTTATATTCTTTTAAAGAATGATGGAAATCTTTTATTTCCTATCGACGCGGTCGATTCGATCCATTTCGAATAA
- a CDS encoding DUF433 domain-containing protein, which translates to MNKNEFTSIEVIPGYLGGKPFIKGTGVRVSEILDLLLAGISRKGILREYPGICNHDIDSAVSFLEAKLEIARQSQHTHEKVS; encoded by the coding sequence ATGAACAAAAATGAATTTACTTCGATAGAAGTCATTCCGGGTTATCTAGGAGGAAAACCTTTCATTAAAGGAACTGGAGTTAGAGTTTCAGAAATTTTGGATTTGCTTTTAGCAGGAATTTCTAGAAAAGGAATTTTAAGAGAATACCCAGGAATCTGTAATCACGATATTGATTCAGCGGTGTCCTTTTTAGAAGCAAAGTTAGAAATAGCAAGACAAAGCCAACATACCCACGAAAAAGTGAGCTGA
- a CDS encoding RNA polymerase sigma factor, translated as MVQSDSVNFSVLYEDNYRTVYHFLLKICGDPEVAEDLTQEAFLKAFTFFHKFDSKIASFSTWTCSIAKNLYFKHYNKQKKEFGNIRLSDLVGDIEIDPEIPENLEKVFLEKAIKDTIESLPEPEKSIILYKELKKKTLKETAQVLGISERTVSRRLISAISLLRTKLEQQGFQF; from the coding sequence ATGGTTCAATCTGATTCTGTAAATTTTTCAGTTTTATACGAGGATAACTACCGAACCGTATATCATTTTCTTTTGAAAATCTGCGGTGATCCGGAGGTGGCCGAGGATTTAACTCAAGAGGCTTTCTTAAAAGCATTTACTTTTTTTCATAAATTCGATTCTAAGATTGCTTCCTTCAGCACTTGGACTTGTTCGATTGCAAAAAATCTATACTTCAAACATTACAATAAACAGAAAAAGGAATTCGGAAATATACGACTCAGCGATTTAGTCGGTGATATTGAGATAGACCCGGAAATTCCGGAAAATTTAGAGAAGGTTTTTTTGGAAAAAGCGATAAAAGATACGATTGAAAGTCTTCCTGAACCGGAAAAAAGTATAATATTATATAAGGAATTAAAAAAGAAAACTTTAAAAGAAACTGCTCAAGTATTGGGAATTTCGGAAAGAACCGTAAGTAGAAGATTAATTTCTGCTATTTCCTTACTGAGAACAAAATTAGAACAGCAAGGATTTCAATTCTAA
- a CDS encoding NuoI/complex I 23 kDa subunit family protein has translation MGTVNVVRVASRHKLSWYEKFYFYSIGKGLWITLKHFIKAAILRKAVTIEFPEKKRKYSTRFRGMHTMKRDEQGRERCTSCFCCMWICPADAIYIEAAEVTPEIQHLHPEDKYAKKFEIDLLRCIFCGMCEEACPKGAIYLDGPGEMATDNREDLILTKERMMQLVGGPIIGERQ, from the coding sequence TTGGGAACCGTTAACGTAGTAAGAGTAGCAAGTCGCCATAAACTTTCTTGGTATGAGAAGTTTTATTTTTATTCTATCGGCAAGGGACTTTGGATCACTCTCAAACATTTTATCAAGGCCGCGATTTTAAGAAAAGCGGTAACGATAGAATTCCCTGAAAAGAAAAGAAAGTATTCCACTCGTTTTCGTGGAATGCATACGATGAAACGTGATGAACAGGGTAGAGAAAGATGTACAAGTTGTTTTTGTTGTATGTGGATATGTCCTGCGGATGCAATTTATATAGAAGCAGCGGAAGTGACTCCGGAAATTCAACATCTTCATCCAGAAGATAAATACGCTAAAAAGTTTGAGATCGATTTATTGCGTTGTATTTTTTGCGGAATGTGCGAGGAAGCTTGTCCCAAAGGAGCGATTTATCTGGATGGTCCCGGCGAGATGGCGACCGATAACCGAGAAGATCTAATCTTAACCAAAGAAAGAATGATGCAACTTGTGGGTGGACCAATCATCGGAGAAAGACAATAG